A single Nostoc sp. PCC 7107 DNA region contains:
- a CDS encoding DUF4351 domain-containing protein yields the protein MTNFIRLEALGEALLDFSTLADLEAWLSQPS from the coding sequence ATGACTAATTTTATACGTCTAGAAGCATTAGGAGAAGCGTTATTAGATTTTTCGACACTGGCGGATTTAGAAGCTTGGTTAAGCCAACCAAGTTGA
- a CDS encoding serine/threonine-protein kinase: MVCCLNPDCPEPLNSDENQYCQNCNTPLVRLLRGHYRVIKVLSDEGGFGRTYLAEDADKLNEWCVVKQFAPKVQEAAAIKKAIKLFQDEAQRLQHLGEHPQIPALLAYFEQDNYLFLVQQFIDGQNLLQELRQGVTYNETQVMRVLLDLLPVLKFIHDRGVIHRDIKPQNIIRRRSDDKLVLIDFGASKQLTATVQTKLGTTIGSHGYTPIEQMQDGQAFPASDLYSLGVTCFYLLTRNAPSKLWMQQGYSWVKYWRRYLPSTDRGRITIGSKLGKVLDKLLTTDICQRYQVADQVIQDLKKQSLASPTSTSLLTAAPTLLTVPGTHQRLFALKLNDNLQKLLLVNVVMILLGLGGIWYFQSFPKLNTTEVSESAAQPQTFRGHASDVNSVAFAPNGQILASGSDDKTIKLWNLGTGTELQTLKGHLKWIWAIAFHPDGKILASGSADKTIKLWNLATTEEIRTLTGHTDGVATVAFSPDGQTLASGSLDKTIKLWNLTTGKLIRTFRGHSQAVATIAFSPDGKTLASGSWDKTIKLWNVATGKQIRTLEGHSELVLSLAFSPDGKTLASGSKDKTIKLWNLATGETIRTLRQHSDKVNSVAYRKTTNGIILASGSSDNTIKLWNPTTGQEIRTLKRDSGYIYSVAISADGQAIASGGSAENIIKIWPISQ; this comes from the coding sequence ATGGTCTGCTGCTTGAATCCCGATTGCCCTGAGCCTTTAAATTCTGATGAAAACCAGTATTGTCAAAATTGCAATACACCATTAGTAAGATTATTAAGAGGGCATTATCGTGTCATTAAAGTACTATCAGATGAAGGCGGATTTGGCAGAACCTATCTTGCGGAAGATGCAGATAAACTGAATGAATGGTGTGTAGTTAAACAATTTGCACCCAAAGTTCAAGAAGCTGCTGCAATCAAGAAAGCAATTAAATTATTTCAAGACGAAGCGCAACGATTGCAACATTTAGGAGAACATCCACAAATACCTGCATTATTAGCTTATTTTGAGCAAGATAATTATTTATTTTTAGTTCAACAATTTATAGATGGACAAAATTTGCTACAGGAATTACGGCAAGGAGTAACTTATAACGAAACTCAAGTTATGAGAGTTTTACTTGATTTACTGCCTGTACTAAAATTTATTCACGATCGCGGCGTAATTCATCGAGATATTAAACCACAAAATATTATTCGTCGTCGCAGTGATGACAAACTAGTATTAATTGATTTTGGTGCATCTAAGCAATTAACAGCCACAGTTCAAACTAAACTAGGTACAACCATCGGCTCACATGGTTATACCCCTATCGAACAAATGCAGGATGGTCAAGCTTTCCCAGCCAGTGATTTATATAGTTTAGGTGTCACTTGCTTTTATTTACTGACGAGAAATGCACCATCAAAATTATGGATGCAGCAAGGCTATAGTTGGGTGAAATATTGGCGACGATATCTACCAAGTACAGATAGAGGTAGGATCACCATAGGCTCAAAGTTAGGTAAAGTTTTGGATAAACTGCTAACTACAGATATCTGCCAACGTTATCAAGTAGCAGATCAAGTTATCCAAGATTTGAAAAAACAGTCTTTAGCATCTCCAACATCAACCAGCTTATTGACAGCAGCGCCAACTTTACTCACAGTTCCAGGAACTCATCAGCGGTTATTTGCACTCAAACTCAATGACAACTTGCAAAAATTATTGCTGGTGAATGTTGTCATGATACTTTTGGGATTAGGCGGAATTTGGTATTTTCAGTCATTCCCTAAGCTTAATACTACCGAAGTCTCAGAAAGTGCAGCGCAACCTCAAACTTTCAGGGGACATGCGAGTGATGTTAATTCTGTCGCTTTTGCACCCAATGGGCAAATTTTGGCTAGTGGTAGCGATGATAAGACAATTAAACTGTGGAATCTAGGGACGGGAACAGAACTTCAAACCCTCAAAGGACACTTGAAATGGATTTGGGCGATCGCATTCCATCCTGATGGTAAAATTCTCGCTAGTGGTAGTGCAGATAAAACAATTAAACTGTGGAATCTAGCCACAACTGAAGAAATTCGCACACTCACCGGACATACTGACGGAGTGGCGACTGTAGCTTTTAGTCCCGATGGTCAAACCTTGGCTAGTGGTAGCTTAGATAAAACAATCAAACTCTGGAACCTGACAACTGGTAAGTTAATTCGCACTTTTAGAGGACATAGCCAAGCTGTTGCAACCATAGCCTTCAGTCCCGATGGCAAAACTCTGGCTAGTGGTAGTTGGGATAAAACTATTAAACTCTGGAATGTGGCAACTGGGAAACAAATTCGCACTCTTGAAGGCCATTCAGAATTAGTACTTTCTCTCGCCTTCAGTCCCGATGGCAAAACTTTGGCGAGTGGTAGTAAAGATAAAACTATTAAACTCTGGAATTTAGCGACAGGTGAGACAATTCGCACTCTAAGACAGCATTCTGATAAAGTAAATTCTGTCGCTTATAGAAAAACTACCAACGGTATTATTTTGGCAAGTGGTAGTAGTGATAATACGATTAAATTGTGGAATCCCACGACTGGTCAAGAAATTCGCACATTAAAACGTGATTCTGGCTATATTTATTCTGTTGCTATTAGTGCAGATGGTCAAGCGATCGCTAGTGGCGGTAGTGCGGAGAATATTATTAAAATTTGGCCAATATCACAGTAG
- a CDS encoding carbonic anhydrase: MTRINGFLGRRNFLRFAGTGSLAIAATAIGGSLADSIQADVNPANPNPVNPTQALKLLLDGNQRFIQYKRQYPHQSLARLQLVAKAQYPFAAILGCADSRVPAEIIFDQGLGDLFVVRVAGNVASDIVIGSLEYTTAVLGTQLIVVLGHTKCGAVAAAIKNEPMPGMIGHVAESIKPALTNLNSTDAVIANVQYQAKKLQQHSKMLSQMLQAGKIKIIGACYDIDTGKINLIP; the protein is encoded by the coding sequence ATGACGCGAATTAATGGATTTCTTGGTCGCCGGAATTTTTTGAGGTTTGCGGGTACAGGTAGTTTAGCGATCGCTGCTACAGCTATTGGTGGTAGTTTAGCAGATAGTATCCAGGCTGATGTCAATCCAGCTAACCCTAATCCAGTTAACCCAACTCAAGCTTTAAAACTTTTGCTGGATGGGAATCAACGATTTATCCAATACAAACGCCAATATCCCCATCAATCATTAGCACGTTTACAATTAGTAGCCAAAGCCCAGTACCCTTTTGCAGCTATTTTAGGTTGTGCTGACTCTAGAGTTCCAGCGGAAATTATTTTCGATCAAGGATTAGGAGATTTATTTGTGGTGCGAGTCGCTGGTAATGTCGCCAGTGATATAGTTATTGGTAGTTTGGAATATACTACAGCTGTATTAGGTACACAGCTAATTGTTGTGTTGGGTCATACAAAATGCGGTGCTGTTGCCGCAGCCATCAAAAACGAACCTATGCCTGGAATGATTGGGCATGTAGCAGAAAGCATCAAACCTGCGTTAACCAACTTAAATTCCACGGATGCAGTAATTGCCAATGTACAGTATCAGGCAAAGAAATTACAACAACATTCAAAAATGTTAAGTCAAATGTTGCAAGCAGGCAAAATCAAAATTATTGGTGCTTGCTACGATATTGATACTGGCAAAATTAATCTCATTCCTTAA
- a CDS encoding carbonic anhydrase — protein sequence MSRINGFVGRRNFLKLAGVGSVAVGASATSSVVLQSEQAVAQKPLNSEPKPQLKDPQEALKRLIEGNQRFIEEKRLNPNQSRLRLQETSLGQYPFAAILGCADSRVPAEIVFDQGLGDLFVVRLAGNVVSQEGVGSLEFATVILGAPLIVVLGHTKCGAVSAAVKGEPLPGRIGIFVEEIKPAVELVRDKTGSLEDNSIISNVKYQVRRLEESSTILSKLIKENKLKIAGGRYDVATGKVTFVA from the coding sequence ATGAGCAGAATTAATGGATTTGTTGGACGGCGAAATTTTTTGAAATTAGCTGGTGTCGGTAGTGTTGCTGTTGGTGCGAGTGCTACTAGTAGTGTAGTTTTGCAGTCAGAACAAGCAGTTGCTCAAAAACCATTGAATTCTGAACCAAAACCTCAACTCAAAGACCCTCAAGAGGCTTTAAAAAGGTTGATAGAAGGTAATCAAAGATTTATAGAAGAAAAACGTCTTAACCCAAATCAGTCAAGATTACGTTTACAAGAAACCTCTCTAGGTCAATATCCGTTTGCAGCAATACTGGGCTGTGCAGATTCTAGAGTTCCAGCTGAAATAGTATTTGATCAAGGATTAGGAGACTTATTTGTCGTCCGGTTAGCTGGTAATGTGGTGAGTCAAGAGGGTGTTGGTAGTCTAGAATTTGCTACTGTGATATTAGGTGCGCCATTAATTGTGGTTCTTGGTCATACAAAATGTGGTGCGGTTTCAGCAGCGGTCAAAGGAGAACCGCTTCCTGGAAGAATCGGAATCTTTGTTGAAGAAATTAAACCAGCTGTAGAACTTGTGAGAGATAAGACAGGTAGTTTAGAAGATAATTCCATTATCTCTAATGTTAAATATCAAGTCAGAAGATTAGAAGAAAGCTCAACGATTTTAAGCAAACTTATCAAAGAAAACAAATTAAAAATTGCTGGCGGTCGTTATGACGTAGCAACAGGGAAAGTCACATTTGTAGCTTAA
- a CDS encoding PPC domain-containing protein, producing the protein MAVKYNQQSPLRMKLNLLAAISSLAIASHILPISALEIPSLTRQFQLAKTPDERQPEAVQQGIEQIPAAEPPVSPKPNKSIDSPLPPRVPPEDTNPNPQPAPSPQGETNPTPQPSPANSTPRQTNPTPQPSTPRQTNPTPQPSQNRSTSTTPGQRQTPNNSGRTRNQKPRGVAAASSRTPAYKKINFVDIAFGILDKKDFQAQGRPYHFYQFEGRENQLIQIRLLGSADQRRSNNLSLRPYMFLLDPNNNVILKRGGGETDRDAFIFARLPVAGTYTIAVTSQNPGDTGRYSLAIRDDRASYILDESGELSQQNLVFKQNGTPYNVTQFQGTKNQLVSIRVDSVNEEFSPYIVLLNSQGQRIAANSDRDGKYSALIDRARLSEDGIYYIVVTSSNPTQRGNYRLTLF; encoded by the coding sequence ATGGCAGTAAAATATAATCAGCAATCTCCCTTGCGGATGAAATTGAATTTACTTGCTGCTATTAGTAGTTTAGCGATCGCCAGCCATATCCTACCAATCAGCGCTTTAGAAATACCCTCACTCACTAGACAATTTCAACTTGCGAAAACCCCAGATGAACGCCAACCAGAAGCAGTACAACAAGGTATTGAGCAAATTCCCGCTGCGGAACCGCCAGTAAGTCCAAAACCAAATAAATCTATTGATTCACCTTTACCACCGCGTGTCCCACCTGAAGACACCAACCCAAATCCCCAACCAGCACCATCTCCCCAAGGAGAAACTAACCCAACTCCGCAACCATCGCCTGCTAACTCTACTCCTAGACAAACTAATCCAACTCCGCAACCATCAACTCCCAGACAAACTAATCCCACACCGCAACCATCACAAAATCGTTCTACATCTACAACTCCAGGACAAAGACAAACACCAAATAATTCAGGTAGAACCAGAAACCAAAAACCGAGAGGTGTAGCTGCTGCATCCTCTAGAACACCTGCTTATAAAAAAATCAACTTTGTCGATATTGCTTTCGGGATTTTGGATAAAAAAGATTTTCAAGCTCAAGGTAGACCATATCATTTCTACCAATTTGAGGGTAGAGAAAATCAACTGATTCAAATTCGGCTATTGGGTAGTGCAGATCAAAGACGTTCTAACAATTTAAGTTTACGTCCTTATATGTTTCTCCTCGACCCCAATAATAACGTCATCCTCAAACGAGGCGGTGGAGAAACAGATAGAGATGCTTTTATCTTTGCGCGATTACCTGTAGCGGGTACATATACAATAGCAGTCACTAGTCAAAACCCAGGTGATACAGGCCGTTATAGTCTTGCTATCCGAGACGATAGAGCCAGCTATATTTTAGATGAATCTGGAGAACTGAGTCAGCAAAACTTAGTCTTCAAACAAAATGGTACACCCTATAATGTGACACAATTTCAAGGCACAAAAAATCAACTGGTGAGTATTCGTGTAGATAGTGTGAATGAAGAGTTCTCACCTTATATAGTTTTACTTAATTCTCAAGGACAGAGAATTGCTGCTAATAGCGATCGCGATGGTAAATATAGCGCCCTTATTGACCGAGCGAGATTATCCGAAGATGGTATTTATTATATAGTTGTGACCTCTAGTAATCCAACCCAACGCGGTAATTACCGATTAACTTTGTTTTAA